CGCCGGCGCGGTCAGCGCGAGGTTGGAAAACTGCGCGAACGCCTCCCGAGTCGCCTCGCCCTCCGCGTAGCGCTCGTTGCGCTCCATTTCCACCTTACCGGTGATGGGCAGGAAGCGCACGAAGCGCCCTTCGTCGTCTTCGCTCACCTCGACGAGGCCGGAATCCGCGAAGACGCGCAGCGCCGCGCCGATCGTGCGGTCCGCCACACGCTCGATGTCCAAGATGCCGGCGAGCTGCGCGTTGTCGCCACGCACCAAAGCCTGTCGTGAGCCCGTCGCAGGGTGCGCGAGGCTGCGCAGTCCGCGGTAGATCTCGCGCAGCCGCGGCAGCGGCGGAGCGTCGAGATCGATGAGATACTCGTTGAGCGCGCGGTCGTGTTCGCCGTAGAGCAGATGGATGCGCGCGGGCGCGCCGTCGCGCCCGGCCCGGCCGGCCTGCTGGTTGAACTCGCCGAAATCGAAGTTGAGGTGGTAGAGCACGACGTTGCGCACGTCGGGCAGGTCGATGCCCTCGCCGAAGGCCGACGTCGCGACCACGACGCGCAGGCTCCCCTCGCGAAAGAGCCGCTCCACCTCGAGTCGCTCGGCGTTCGGCATCTTCCCATGGTAGAAGACGACGCCATTGCCCAACGCTTTGCGCAGGCGCTGCGCGACCTTCGCGACCTCCGGCCGCGAGTTGCAGTACACGATGCCCTTCTCGCGCTCGCCCGCCGCGCCGAACAGGTCGGTGAGATAGCCGATCTTGTCCTTGGTGTTGCGCGCGTCGGCGACCTCGAGGTTTTCGCGCACGGTAGGATCGATCACCCACGCGTCGATCTTCAGGTCCTCGACGATGCGGCGAAACGCGTCGTCGCGCGCCGTCGCCGTCAGCGCGAGGATCTGCGGCGCTCCGAGCGCCGCGATCGTCGTCGCGAGGCGCGAGTACGCCGGGCGATGCCGCGACTCGTGCAGGTGGTGCGCCTCGTCGACCACGACGAAGGATGGCGCGCCGCCGCCTTGCAGCGCGTCGCGGTGGAACTCGAGAAACTCCGGCGTCGCGAGCACGACGTCCCACGCTCCCTCGCGCAGCGCGCGGAAGAGATCCTCGCGCTCCTCGTTGTCGATCGAGCCGTTGGCGCGAAAGCAGCGCAGCCCGAGCGGATCGAGCGTGCGGCGCAGCGCCTCGTACTGATCGTTGGCGAGCGCGCGCAGCGGATAGACGACGAGCGTCTTGGCGTCGCCACCCAGCGCGCGCATTGCCGCAGCGAACTGGAAGCAGAACGACTTGCCGCGCCCCGTCCCGAGCACCGCGAGCGTGTTCCTGCCGGCGTCCACTCGCTCGAGCACCGCCAGCTGCGCGGCGTGCGGCCGCGCGGAGCCGAGCAGCGCCGTGAGCACGGCCTCCTCGGCGTCGAGCTCGCCTCCGCGACGGGCGTGCGCGCGCTCCTGGCGCCGTCGCGGCGCGAGCGCGCCCGCCGATTCGCGCTCGACGAAGATGTTGACGCCGCGATGCTTGCCCTGCCCTGAGCCTGTCGAAGGGTCTTGCGAGCCTCCCGTCAGCGACGCGATCCTCGCGCGATAGCGCGCTCCCGCGTCGATTTGTGGCGCGATGTGCGCCGCCATGCGCCGGTTGAAGAATCCGAGCTGCAGGTTGCCGTAGTGCACGGCGATCGCGTTCGGGTCGTGCGGGTTGTGCGGCTCACGGCGCACCTCGAGCTCCGCGCCGACGCGCAGCCCGGCGATGACGTCTTGGCGCCCCTCGAACGACACGCCCGCGATCTTCGTGTGGAAGCGCGGCGCGTCGCCGATCGTCGCATAGGGGTCGCGCAGGTAGCCGTCGCTTCGCGCGAAGAGGCGCGCAACGAATTCGTCCGCGCCCGACTCCGCTTCGACGGGCTCGGCGTCGCTCAGGACCGGCGCCTGCGGCGCCGGCCGTTCAATCGAAAGGGGATCGGCTAGGGCACGAAGTGCCGCCTCGAAGGCAAGCTCCGAGCGCGTGGGCTCGGGGAGCGACCTACTCCTTCGGTTGCTCTGAGCTGCTGGCTTGCTCTGAGCTTGTCGAAGTTTGCCCTGAGCTTGTCGAAGGGAACGGGTCGAGGTTGAGCGCGATTTCCTCGTGGCCTTGCTCCATCGCGGCGTCGTGCAATCCGGCCTGCTGCGCGTCGAGCGGATCGAGCGCGCCTTCTTCGCCCACGTACGGCTCCTCGACGGCGATGCCGCCGTCGTCGCGCTTCTTGCGATAGCGCTGCGGCGCCGCCGGCGCGGCGCTGCGCGCGGCTTTGGCCTTTGCGCGGCGTTCGCGGCGCGCGGCCACGATGTCCTCGCGCGCTACGCCGCCGCGGCTCTGCAGCGCGGTCGATTCGGAGCGCGCCCGCGCCGTCACCGTGCGGTCCTGGGCGAGCCCGGCGCGGCGGCGCCGCGCGGCCGCATCGAGCTGGCGCTTGCGGAAGACGAGCACGAGCGGTGCCGAGAAAAAGATAGAGTGGTAACCTCCCGATAAGATGCCGACGAGCAGAGCGAAGGCGAAGTTCTTCAGGCTCGCGCCACCGAGCGCCAAGAGCGCGACCAGCGTGATGACGACGGTCGCGAGCGTGTTGAACGAGCGCGTCATCGTTTGTTTGATCGACTCGTTGACGATCGTGTCGTAAGCCGCGCCCGCCATCAGCTTGGTGTTCTCGCGTATTCGGTCGAGGATGACGATCGTGTCCATGACGGAGTAGCCGATAACCGTCAGCACGGCGGCCAGGAACGCATCGTCGGCACGCTTGTCGGCCAGCGCGTAGATGCCGATCATCATCGCGGCATCGCGCAGGAGCGCGATGACCGTGACGAGGCCGAAGATATAGTTCCAGCCGAAGCGGAACGCTATGTAGATGAACTGGATGCTCAGCGCGATCACGAGCGCCCACAGCGCCTTGGTGAGGTACTCGCGCCCGAGCGACGGGCCGACCGCCGTGATCTGCGACGCCGCGCGATCGACCGGCGCCACCGTGCCGAGCGCATTCCAGACCGGGGTCGAATTGTTGGCGAACGAGGTCTGCGTCTGGATGACGAACTGCGTGCCGTCGGTGCCGGCGGTCGTGACCGACTCCTCGGTCATGCCGAGGCTCGTCAGGGCCGCCCTGACCTTGTCCGCCGTGGTGGGCTGCGTGAATTTCACGGCGATATCGGTGCCGCCCGTGAACGAGAGCCCGAGCCGCAGCATGTGCGACGGCTGGAACCCGTTTCCGCCCTTGAAGCCGTTGTAGATCATCGACCCGAGGCCCAGCGCGATCACGAGAAACGAGATCGTCGATACGATGCGGTACCAGCCGACGATGTTCCAGTTGAGCCTGCGGAATAACATCGCTTACGCTCCCGCCTCCGCCGCCGCACCCCTCGAAAAGATCCCGACGTCGCGGCGCTTCACGCCGTACAGCTCGGGCGTCGTGAGGATATCGTTGTCGACGAGAACGTCGACGAAGAAGCGCGTGATGAAGACCGCCGTGAACAGCGAGACGACGGTGCCCCAGAAGAGCGTGAAGGCGAAGCCCTTGACCGTTCCGGTGCCGAGCAGGTAGAGAACGCCGGCGCCGACGATCGTGGTGAAGTGGCTGTCGAAGACGGCCGAGAACGCGCGCTGGAAGCCGACGCGCACCGCGGCGCGCATCGTCTTACCGTTCCAAAGCTCTTCCTTGATGCGCTCGAAGATCAGCACGTTCGCGTCCACGGCCATGCCGATCGAGAGCACGAAGCCGGCGATGCCGGGGAGCGTCAGGTTCGCCTGCGATATCGCGAGGATCGCGAGCATGATCAGCACGTAGATCGCGAGCGCGACGTCGGCCAGAAGGCCCGGCAGGCGATAGACGAAGATCATGAACAGCAGCACGAGTCCGAGCCCGAGGGCGGCGGCGCGCATCGATTGGATCAGGTCGAGCTTGCCCAGCGTCGGGCCGATCGTCTCTTTCTCGATGATCTCCACGCCGACCGGCAGCGCGCCGGCGTTGAGCTCGTTGGCGAGCGTGATCGTCTGCTCTTGCGTGAAGCTGCCTGTGATCTGACCGCTGTCGTAGATCGGGCTCTGGATGATCGGCGCTGAGAGATAGCGTTGGTCGAGGAAGATGCCGAGCGGCTTTTGCAGATTCGACGAGGTGAGCTTGCCGAACTTGGCCGGGTTCTTCGTCTGGAACGTGATGTCGGGACGGCCGGCCTGGTCGTAGCTGGCCTGCGCCGCCTTGAGATCCTTGCCGGAGTACACGACGTCGCCGCTCTTCTCGTACGCCGTCTTCGAGACGTAGAGCTCCGCGTCGGCCTTGGCCTTCGCGTTGAGGTTGGGCTGCTGCAGCGCGGCGACGGCGGCGTCGGCCTTCTGCACGACGTCAAACGGAACGATCTTGTATTCGAGCACCGCGACCTGCTTGAGCACCTGCTCGGCCTGGTCGGGATTCTTCACGTTGGGAAGCTCGACCAGGATGCGGTCGGTGCCGATGTTGCTGATCGACGGCTCGGCGACGCCGAGGCCGTTGATGCGGCGGTCGATCACCTCGCGGGTCTGCGCCTGAACCTGGCTCGTGATCTGCGGAACCTCGGCCGTCGGACGCAACTGCAGCAACAGCCGCGCGCCGCCCTGCAGGTCGAGGCCGAGGTGAATCTTCTGCTGCACGGGCCACGCCTGCCAGATGGAAACTGCGCAAATCGCGACGATGACGAGCGCCTTAAACGGCGCCTTCAGGTTCTTCCAGTTCATTGGAGCCGGTGGAGCTTAGCCTTCCGGCGGCGCCGGGCCTGCCGTCGGAAGGGGTGGGATTCCAGAGGCGGCGGCCGATCGCGAGCAGCCCGGCGATCGCGGCGACGGCGATCGCGCTCCACACCGCCCCTTGGACGGGCCGTCCGTAGATGAAGGCCCCCGTCGCAAAGAGCGCGCCGTACACCGAGGCCAGGCCGAGCACCCAGCCGAGCAGCGCGAGCGAGAGCGAGTCGGGCGACGCGGGAAGGTCACCCAGCCGGCGGACTCGCGCCCAGCCCGGCCCGGCGGGCCGAACCAGGCGGTAGAACGCGGCCAGGACGCCCGCGTCGACGGGCGGCGTGAGGAACGTGACGGCGAGCCATACGACCGTCGTGATGCCGATCGTGATCAGCAGCGCGTCGACGCTGTCGACGGCGTGGCCGAGTTTGGCGGCGAGGAAGAACGCGAGCGAGACGACGAACGACGCGGCCATCGCGCTCACCTCGCTCCACGCGTTGATGCGCCACCAGAACCAGCGCAGCAGATAGATTAGCCCTGTGCCCGCGCCGATCGAGAGCAGCAGGTTGAACGCGTTCTTCGCGTTGTCGAGCGCCAGCGTGAGCGCGACGCCGACGCCCATCAGCAGCACCGTCACGAGCCGCCCGGCGAAGACGAGCTCGCGCTGGCTGGAGCCCGGCCGGATGAAGCGCTGATAGAAGTCGTGCACCAGGTACGACGTGCCCCAGTTCAGGTGCGTCTCGATCGTCGAGCGGTAGGCGGCGAAGATGCCGGCGACCATGAAGCCGGCGAAGCCCGCCGGCAGGAAGACGAGCATGGCCGGATAGGCGATGTCGTTGCCTATCAGATTCGGCGCGACGGTGGGGAAGCGTAGGTGGATGTCGTGCAGCGACGGATAGACGATCGTCGACGCGAGCGCGACGACGATCCACGGCCACGGGCGCAGCGCGTAGTGCATCACCTGGAACGCGAAGGTGCCGAAAAGCGCGTCGGACTCGGTGCGCGCGGCGAGCATGCGCTGCGCGACGTAGCTGCCGCCGCCCGGCTCGGCGCCGGGATACCACACCGACCACCACAAGACTGTGAGCGGGATGACGAAGATCGCGAGCGCCGTCTTCGGGTCGGCGAAGTTCGGCAGGATAGAGAGCGTGAGCGCGTGGGTTTGCGCGACGTGCGTCACGAGGCCGTGCAGGCCGCCGACGCCCGGCGCGTGGATCGCGAAGTACGCCGCCGCGAACGCCGAGCTCATGGTGATGCAGAACTGGATCATGTCGGTGACCATCACGCCCCACAGCCCGGCCGTCGCGGCGAAGATGATCGGCACCGCGACGCAGATCGCGAGCGTCTCGGCGCGCGGCCAGCCGAACAGAATTCCGGCGATCTTCACGAGCGCGAGGTTGACGGTCGCGATGATCCAGCAGTTGAAGAACAGACCCAGATAGATCGCGCGGAAGCCGCGCACGAACGATGCGGCACGCCCCGCATAGCGCAGCTCGTAGAACTCGAGGTCGGTGAGCACGCCCGAGCGCCGCCACAGCCGCGCGAAGAAAAAGACCGTCGCCATTCCGGTGAGCAAAAACGACCACCAGAGCCAGTTCTCGGCGACGCCGCCGTCGCGCACGAGGTTGGTCACGAGATTGGGCGTGTCGGTCGAGAACGTGGTCGCGACGAGCGAGATGCCGATCAGCCACCACGGCGCCTGCCGCCCCGCCGCAAAGAACTCGGTGATGTTGCGCCCGGCGCGCCGCGCCAGCACGATGGCCGGAACGAAGCTCACGCCCAACGATGCGACGACGATGACCCAGTCGAGCGGGGTCAGTCTCATGCTGGCAGCGCGTTCGGTTCGCTCTCTTCGATGACCTCGGCGGGCGCGAGCGTCACCTCGCTCGGCAACTCGCCGTAGGCGTACACGCCGATCCGCAAGCCGCAGCGCAGTAGGAAATCCGCGAGCATCGGCCGCAGCGCGGCGGTACAAACTACCGCGGCTCGGTCGCGCGGCGTCCGCGTCGCATACGCTTCAATGCGCGCGCGCACGGCCAGCGCCGTCGCGGGATCGTAAGCGTCGGCGCGGCACCAGCTCGAGACGAGCCGCTGTTCGAACGCCGGATCGAAGATCGCCGGTTCGAGCTGCGTCACTCCCCTGCGGCGGAGCAAGTCCGGCACGATGGCTCGGCGCGCCGCCTCGGCTAGGTCGCGTGGCTCGTGCGTACCGGTCTCCAACATCGCTTCGATCACCGCGATCGGATCGCGCGGCCACGCCGCCTCGCGCAGCAACAGCAAGAACGCGCGATGCAACGAGCCGAACGGCAACGCCTCTCCCCCGACTTCCTTCACGAGCGCGGGAACCGTTGCGCGCAAGTGCTCGAGCAGCGTCTGCAGCTCCTGACGCCCGACGAACTCCGGCGCATGGACGCGCGCGATCTCCGCCAGGTGCGATCCGATCACGGAGATGGGATCGAAGACGAGCGCGCCCGCGTTCGCCGCACGCTCGCGCCCTTCCGGTGCGATCCAGGCGGCCGGCAAGCCGTAGACCGGCTCCGGCTCGATCCGTCCGCCGAACGACGCGAGAATCGATTGGTCTGCCACCGCGAGCAGCCGCTCGAGCTCGAGCCGCCCGGCGCCGACTAGACGATCGCGCACGCGAATTGCGTACGTGCGCGGGTCGCGCGCAAGGTCGTCGCGCAGCCGCACGCCGGGCAAGACGACGCCGATGTCGGCCGCCAGCGCGCGGCGCACCTCGCCGATCCGGTCCAGCAACGCGTCCGAGAACGGCGGCGCGAGCAGCGGCGCCAGATCCGCGCCGATCTCTACGGCGATCGGATCGACGCCGACCAGACCGAGCGCGAGCTCGGGACGGCGCATCGCGTTGCGCTTGATGCGATCGCGCGCGTCGGCGGCTTCGGCTTCGCGGCGCGAGCGACGACGCTGCGCACCCGCGGCCATGACGAAGGCGCTCGCGCCGAGCGCCGCAAACAGCGGCCGCGGCAGCGCGGGCACCAGCGCCAGCGCGAGCAACAAGCCGCCCGCGCTACGCAGGACGTCGGGACGCGAGAAGAGCTGAGCCGCGAGGTCGGCGCCCAGAGCGCCGTCCGACGCGACCCGCGTGACCATCATGCCCATCGCGGTCGAGATCAGGAACGCGGGTAGCGTCGTGACCAGCGCGTTGCCGATCGAGAGCAGCGCGAACGTATTGAGCGCGTCGAGCGGTGAGAGACCGTGGTAGGCAATGCCGACGATGACGCCGCCGGTCAAGTTCAGGGCCACGATGATCAGCGCCGCGATCGCGTCGCCTTTGACGAACTTGCCGGCTCCGTCCATCGCGCCGTAGAAGTCCGCCTCCCGCTGCACCGCCTCGCGCTTGCGCCGCGCGCCTTCCCCGTCCAGCGCTCCGGCGTGCACGTCCGCGTCGATCGCCATCTGCTTGCCAGGCATCGCGTCGAGCGTGAAGCGGGCCGCCACCTCGGCGACGCGCTGCGAGCCGCTCGCGATGACGACAAACTGAATCGTCACCAGGATCGCGAAGACAATCAACCCAACCACCAGGTTTCCGCGTACGACGAAGGCGCCGAACGCGGGAATGATCGCACCCACCGCCCCGGGGGACGCTCCCGACGTCAGGATCAAGCGCGTCGCCGAGACGTCGAGCGAGAGCCGAAAGAGCGTCGCGATCAGAAGCGCCGGCGCAAAGGCGGAAAACTCGAGCGGTTCCTCGACGGTGACGGAGAGCAGGAGCACCAACGCCGAGCCGAAGATGTTGACACCGAGCAGCAAATCGAGCAGCCATGGCGGCAGCGGCACGATCAGGATCGCGACGACGGTCAGCAGGAGACCCGCGAACGCGTAGACCGCGCTCTTGCGCGACGTCATCCCGGCAGCACGTGCGCGCGCAGCAGCGCCGCGACGACCTCCGCGACGGCGACGTAGTGCGTGTGCGGTATGGGCTCGCCGGCGCGCGTGTCGCGGTAGAGCGCCCGGGCCAGGCCGGCGTTCTCTACGACCGGTACGCCGTGGCCGCGCGCCGTCTCTCGGACGCGCAGCGCGAGCTCGTCGACGGCACGCACGAGAACCTTCGGCACGCAGACCGCCGGCGGACGATACTCCAGCGCGACGGCCAGGTGCGCCGGATTGACCACGACGAAGGCGGCGTCTTTGACGCGATTCAGGCCGCCGCGGAGCAGCGAGCGGTGCAGCGCGCGGCGGCGGCCGCGCGCGACCGCATCTCCCTCTTCGTCTCTCGCCTCGCGTTTGCGCTCCTCGAAGCTCATGCGCAACTTCCGCAACCACGCGTTTCGTGCGGCACCGCACTCGGCGATCGAGAAGCACAGTCCGACGGCGGCGGCCGCCGCCGCGACGCCCTCGGCTCCCTCCGACGCGCCGGCCGCGGCGCTGCGCCAGCTCGCGGCTCGCAGCAACGCCGCGGCGCTCGTCGCGATCGCCGGCGTCATGGCGAGGAGCGCGCAGGTGAACGCGAGCGTCGCTCGGAGCGAGTGCGCGAGGGTATCGCGCGAGCAGATCCGCCTAAAGCCCTCGACGGGGTTGAGGCGCTCGAACTTCGGTGTGGCCCCGGCAAACGTCACGCCGCCCGTCTGCAGGAAGCCCGCTAACACTCCGGCCAGCGACGCGCCGCCAACGACGAGCATCGCGAGCGCTACGACGAGCGCGCACTGCTGCGTGATTACGCCGCGCGTCGCCGCGGCAACGATCGAACCTCCGGCGGCGGCGGCGAGCGCCGGGGCGGCGGCGAGTGTGGCCGCCGCGGCGGCCGCGAACGAGACATTCGCCGAAAACTCGCTCGACCTCGCGACGTTCCCCTCGCGCCTCGCCTTCGCGATGCGCCGCGGGGTTGCTTCGAACGGCTTCTCGGAGGCGTCGCTCATCGCACGGCTTCGGGCACGGCGATCGCCGTCATCACGATCGCCGCAGCGAACGCGAGTGGAAAGGCCAACGTGAAACTTCCAAAGCGAGGGACGACGCGCGAAAGCGCACCGAATGCGACCTGCACGACGAATGCCAAACCGACGGCGGGCGCGGCGATCTGCAGCGCCACGTCCGCGAAGCCCGTCGCAAAATTCGCCGCAAAAGTGCCCCATGCATACGGATTGAGCACGGCTCCTGGCGGCATCCGCGCGAAGCTCTGCGCGAAACTTACGAGCGTCAATCGGTACG
The sequence above is drawn from the Candidatus Binatia bacterium genome and encodes:
- a CDS encoding helicase-related protein, which gives rise to MSFEGRQDVIAGLRVGAELEVRREPHNPHDPNAIAVHYGNLQLGFFNRRMAAHIAPQIDAGARYRARIASLTGGSQDPSTGSGQGKHRGVNIFVERESAGALAPRRRQERAHARRGGELDAEEAVLTALLGSARPHAAQLAVLERVDAGRNTLAVLGTGRGKSFCFQFAAAMRALGGDAKTLVVYPLRALANDQYEALRRTLDPLGLRCFRANGSIDNEEREDLFRALREGAWDVVLATPEFLEFHRDALQGGGAPSFVVVDEAHHLHESRHRPAYSRLATTIAALGAPQILALTATARDDAFRRIVEDLKIDAWVIDPTVRENLEVADARNTKDKIGYLTDLFGAAGEREKGIVYCNSRPEVAKVAQRLRKALGNGVVFYHGKMPNAERLEVERLFREGSLRVVVATSAFGEGIDLPDVRNVVLYHLNFDFGEFNQQAGRAGRDGAPARIHLLYGEHDRALNEYLIDLDAPPLPRLREIYRGLRSLAHPATGSRQALVRGDNAQLAGILDIERVADRTIGAALRVFADSGLVEVSEDDEGRFVRFLPITGKVEMERNERYAEGEATREAFAQFSNLALTAPAMTLQRIINRPIYPSRVELLR
- the secF gene encoding protein translocase subunit SecF gives rise to the protein MLFRRLNWNIVGWYRIVSTISFLVIALGLGSMIYNGFKGGNGFQPSHMLRLGLSFTGGTDIAVKFTQPTTADKVRAALTSLGMTEESVTTAGTDGTQFVIQTQTSFANNSTPVWNALGTVAPVDRAASQITAVGPSLGREYLTKALWALVIALSIQFIYIAFRFGWNYIFGLVTVIALLRDAAMMIGIYALADKRADDAFLAAVLTVIGYSVMDTIVILDRIRENTKLMAGAAYDTIVNESIKQTMTRSFNTLATVVITLVALLALGGASLKNFAFALLVGILSGGYHSIFFSAPLVLVFRKRQLDAAARRRRAGLAQDRTVTARARSESTALQSRGGVAREDIVAARRERRAKAKAARSAAPAAPQRYRKKRDDGGIAVEEPYVGEEGALDPLDAQQAGLHDAAMEQGHEEIALNLDPFPSTSSGQTSTSSEQASSSEQPKE
- the secD gene encoding protein translocase subunit SecD; translated protein: MNWKNLKAPFKALVIVAICAVSIWQAWPVQQKIHLGLDLQGGARLLLQLRPTAEVPQITSQVQAQTREVIDRRINGLGVAEPSISNIGTDRILVELPNVKNPDQAEQVLKQVAVLEYKIVPFDVVQKADAAVAALQQPNLNAKAKADAELYVSKTAYEKSGDVVYSGKDLKAAQASYDQAGRPDITFQTKNPAKFGKLTSSNLQKPLGIFLDQRYLSAPIIQSPIYDSGQITGSFTQEQTITLANELNAGALPVGVEIIEKETIGPTLGKLDLIQSMRAAALGLGLVLLFMIFVYRLPGLLADVALAIYVLIMLAILAISQANLTLPGIAGFVLSIGMAVDANVLIFERIKEELWNGKTMRAAVRVGFQRAFSAVFDSHFTTIVGAGVLYLLGTGTVKGFAFTLFWGTVVSLFTAVFITRFFVDVLVDNDILTTPELYGVKRRDVGIFSRGAAAEAGA
- a CDS encoding sodium:solute symporter family protein encodes the protein MRLTPLDWVIVVASLGVSFVPAIVLARRAGRNITEFFAAGRQAPWWLIGISLVATTFSTDTPNLVTNLVRDGGVAENWLWWSFLLTGMATVFFFARLWRRSGVLTDLEFYELRYAGRAASFVRGFRAIYLGLFFNCWIIATVNLALVKIAGILFGWPRAETLAICVAVPIIFAATAGLWGVMVTDMIQFCITMSSAFAAAYFAIHAPGVGGLHGLVTHVAQTHALTLSILPNFADPKTALAIFVIPLTVLWWSVWYPGAEPGGGSYVAQRMLAARTESDALFGTFAFQVMHYALRPWPWIVVALASTIVYPSLHDIHLRFPTVAPNLIGNDIAYPAMLVFLPAGFAGFMVAGIFAAYRSTIETHLNWGTSYLVHDFYQRFIRPGSSQRELVFAGRLVTVLLMGVGVALTLALDNAKNAFNLLLSIGAGTGLIYLLRWFWWRINAWSEVSAMAASFVVSLAFFLAAKLGHAVDSVDALLITIGITTVVWLAVTFLTPPVDAGVLAAFYRLVRPAGPGWARVRRLGDLPASPDSLSLALLGWVLGLASVYGALFATGAFIYGRPVQGAVWSAIAVAAIAGLLAIGRRLWNPTPSDGRPGAAGRLSSTGSNELEEPEGAV
- a CDS encoding flagellar biosynthesis protein FlhA; the protein is MTSRKSAVYAFAGLLLTVVAILIVPLPPWLLDLLLGVNIFGSALVLLLSVTVEEPLEFSAFAPALLIATLFRLSLDVSATRLILTSGASPGAVGAIIPAFGAFVVRGNLVVGLIVFAILVTIQFVVIASGSQRVAEVAARFTLDAMPGKQMAIDADVHAGALDGEGARRKREAVQREADFYGAMDGAGKFVKGDAIAALIIVALNLTGGVIVGIAYHGLSPLDALNTFALLSIGNALVTTLPAFLISTAMGMMVTRVASDGALGADLAAQLFSRPDVLRSAGGLLLALALVPALPRPLFAALGASAFVMAAGAQRRRSRREAEAADARDRIKRNAMRRPELALGLVGVDPIAVEIGADLAPLLAPPFSDALLDRIGEVRRALAADIGVVLPGVRLRDDLARDPRTYAIRVRDRLVGAGRLELERLLAVADQSILASFGGRIEPEPVYGLPAAWIAPEGRERAANAGALVFDPISVIGSHLAEIARVHAPEFVGRQELQTLLEHLRATVPALVKEVGGEALPFGSLHRAFLLLLREAAWPRDPIAVIEAMLETGTHEPRDLAEAARRAIVPDLLRRRGVTQLEPAIFDPAFEQRLVSSWCRADAYDPATALAVRARIEAYATRTPRDRAAVVCTAALRPMLADFLLRCGLRIGVYAYGELPSEVTLAPAEVIEESEPNALPA
- a CDS encoding EscU/YscU/HrcU family type III secretion system export apparatus switch protein; translated protein: MSDASEKPFEATPRRIAKARREGNVARSSEFSANVSFAAAAAATLAAAPALAAAAGGSIVAAATRGVITQQCALVVALAMLVVGGASLAGVLAGFLQTGGVTFAGATPKFERLNPVEGFRRICSRDTLAHSLRATLAFTCALLAMTPAIATSAAALLRAASWRSAAAGASEGAEGVAAAAAAVGLCFSIAECGAARNAWLRKLRMSFEERKREARDEEGDAVARGRRRALHRSLLRGGLNRVKDAAFVVVNPAHLAVALEYRPPAVCVPKVLVRAVDELALRVRETARGHGVPVVENAGLARALYRDTRAGEPIPHTHYVAVAEVVAALLRAHVLPG